A window of the Pseudomonas sp. B21_DOA genome harbors these coding sequences:
- a CDS encoding type II toxin-antitoxin system HicB family antitoxin codes for MQYPICIEWGDENTAIGIQIPDIPGAVTAGDSFEEAYNAAVEVAHLMLQEIAAAGQAIPMPTSAAAHRNHPDFAEMGWGMLELDISPYLGKTEKVNVTLPGYVIQRIDRYVREHNVKSRSSFLADAAMEKLVRY; via the coding sequence ATGCAATATCCCATCTGCATCGAGTGGGGTGACGAGAACACTGCCATCGGCATTCAGATCCCCGATATTCCCGGCGCAGTCACTGCCGGGGACAGCTTTGAGGAGGCCTACAACGCGGCCGTGGAAGTGGCTCACCTTATGCTGCAGGAAATCGCGGCGGCCGGTCAGGCGATTCCGATGCCGACCTCGGCAGCGGCGCATCGCAATCATCCGGATTTTGCCGAGATGGGCTGGGGCATGCTGGAGCTGGATATCTCGCCGTACCTGGGCAAGACCGAAAAGGTCAACGTTACGCTGCCCGGCTATGTCATTCAGCGTATTGATCGCTATGTACGCGAGCACAACGTCAAAAGCCGCTCCTCGTTTCTGGCGGATGCGGCGATGGAGAAACTGGTTCGGTATTGA
- a CDS encoding MFS transporter yields MTTTPHAMTRGMVLLFAFCCGAIVANIYYAQPIIGLIAPDIGLSDTMASFIVSLTQIGYALGLFFLVPLGDLLENRRLMIITTLVAIASLLGAAFTEQPNVFLLISLLVGFSSVSVQILIPLAAHLAPEESRGRVVGGIMGGLLLGILLARPVSSVVADHLGWRAMFMIAAALMAAISVVLALTVPKRQPDHSATYGQLIGSLWTLLRRQAVLRQRAFYQGCMFATFSLFWTAVPLELARNHGLSQSEIAIFALVGAIGAIAAPISGRLADAGHTRIASLLAMLFASLSFLPAFIHPAYSVIGLAVTGVVLDFCVQMNMVLGQRAVYSLDAKSRGRLNALYMTSIFIGGAFGSSVASAVYEHGGWLWIVIVGSIFPLLALVRFLSVSRRASLATA; encoded by the coding sequence ATGACCACCACTCCTCACGCAATGACCCGAGGCATGGTCTTGCTGTTCGCGTTCTGCTGCGGCGCCATCGTTGCCAACATCTACTACGCACAACCGATCATCGGTCTCATCGCGCCGGACATCGGCCTCTCCGACACCATGGCCAGTTTCATCGTTTCGCTGACGCAGATCGGCTATGCGTTGGGCCTGTTCTTTCTGGTGCCGCTGGGGGATCTGCTGGAAAACCGGCGGCTGATGATCATCACCACGCTGGTCGCGATTGCCAGTCTCCTGGGCGCAGCGTTTACCGAGCAACCCAACGTGTTTTTGCTGATCTCGTTGCTGGTCGGCTTCAGCTCGGTGTCGGTGCAGATCCTGATTCCGCTGGCCGCGCATCTGGCGCCGGAAGAGTCCCGTGGTCGCGTGGTGGGTGGGATCATGGGCGGTTTGCTGCTGGGTATTCTGTTGGCGCGACCGGTGTCGAGTGTGGTCGCCGACCACCTCGGCTGGCGCGCCATGTTCATGATCGCCGCAGCGTTGATGGCAGCGATCAGCGTAGTGCTGGCGCTGACCGTGCCCAAGCGCCAGCCGGATCACAGCGCTACATACGGCCAACTGATCGGCTCGCTGTGGACGCTGTTGCGCCGGCAAGCGGTGCTGCGTCAGCGAGCGTTTTATCAGGGCTGCATGTTCGCCACGTTCAGCCTGTTCTGGACCGCCGTGCCACTGGAACTGGCACGTAACCATGGCCTGTCGCAAAGCGAAATCGCGATCTTCGCCCTGGTCGGCGCCATCGGTGCCATCGCCGCGCCAATCAGCGGCCGCCTCGCCGATGCCGGTCACACACGCATCGCCTCGCTGCTGGCCATGCTGTTTGCCAGCCTGAGCTTCCTGCCCGCCTTCATCCACCCGGCCTACAGCGTTATCGGCCTGGCCGTGACCGGCGTGGTGCTGGACTTCTGCGTACAGATGAACATGGTCCTGGGCCAACGCGCGGTGTACTCGCTGGACGCGAAAAGTCGTGGTCGTTTGAACGCGCTGTACATGACCAGCATCTTCATCGGCGGCGCCTTCGGCTCCTCCGTGGCCAGCGCGGTTTACGAGCATGGCGGCTGGTTGTGGATCGTGATTGTCGGCAGCATCTTTCCGTTGTTGGCGTTGGTGCGGTTTTTGAGTGTTTCACGACGCGCTTCATTGGCCACGGCTTAA
- a CDS encoding helix-turn-helix domain-containing protein produces MTTATPSAINLPVEREVKAAIEGQRALSAFLTTAFETQRIQIFDEQNEAHSVELPTSALRLLSDILAALAQGNAVKVVPIHAELTTQEAADLLNVSRPHMIKLLESGEISYHKTGKHRRVRFADLMEYKTRRDTASEQAMMLLAEQAQALRTGYE; encoded by the coding sequence ATGACCACCGCTACTCCATCTGCCATCAATCTGCCTGTCGAACGTGAGGTCAAAGCCGCGATTGAAGGCCAGCGTGCCCTGAGCGCCTTCCTCACAACCGCTTTTGAAACTCAGCGAATCCAGATTTTTGATGAACAGAACGAAGCCCACAGCGTGGAGCTGCCAACATCGGCATTACGCTTGCTGAGCGATATCCTCGCGGCGCTGGCGCAGGGCAACGCTGTGAAGGTGGTACCCATCCACGCGGAGCTGACCACGCAGGAAGCTGCCGATCTGCTCAACGTCTCACGTCCGCACATGATCAAACTGCTGGAGAGCGGTGAGATTTCCTACCACAAAACAGGCAAGCACCGACGTGTGCGCTTTGCAGATCTGATGGAATATAAAACCCGGCGAGACACCGCCAGCGAGCAGGCAATGATGCTTCTCGCGGAGCAGGCACAGGCGCTAAGGACAGGGTACGAGTGA
- a CDS encoding type II toxin-antitoxin system HicA family toxin encodes MQSRLLMKELEEAGWTLDRVAGSHHIFTHRYNPNTIAVPHPKKDLPLGTVKSIRRRAGLFSPPTRHEGDP; translated from the coding sequence GTGCAGAGCAGGCTATTGATGAAGGAGCTGGAGGAGGCGGGCTGGACGCTGGATCGGGTTGCGGGCAGTCATCACATCTTCACTCATCGTTACAACCCGAACACGATTGCCGTCCCGCATCCGAAAAAGGATTTACCGCTGGGGACAGTCAAAAGCATTCGGCGGCGCGCGGGGTTATTCAGCCCGCCAACCCGTCATGAAGGAGATCCGTAA
- a CDS encoding PIN domain-containing protein: protein MRHSSFTAVYDACVLYPAPLRDFLMWLALSGLYRARWTQEIHHEWKRNLLKNRSDLTLEQLDRTSQLMDLAIPDACIDGYEDLVSGLTLPDENDRHVLAAAIRCGADVIVTFNLKDFPTRHLAPYGIEAQHPDEFVENLFHLDSAAVVAAAQSQRRQLKTPNVEVDKYLGFLQRQGLVESVKALGNYRAIL from the coding sequence GTGAGGCATTCCTCTTTCACTGCTGTATACGATGCATGCGTTTTATATCCGGCCCCTTTAAGAGATTTCCTGATGTGGCTCGCGTTGTCAGGGCTGTATCGGGCTCGCTGGACTCAGGAAATACACCACGAATGGAAGCGTAACTTATTGAAGAACAGGTCCGACCTGACCCTCGAACAACTCGATCGCACATCGCAATTGATGGACCTGGCTATTCCAGACGCGTGTATTGATGGCTATGAAGACTTGGTGTCAGGCCTGACACTGCCTGATGAGAACGACCGCCATGTTCTGGCGGCCGCAATCCGATGCGGTGCCGATGTAATAGTGACGTTCAACCTGAAAGATTTCCCCACCCGTCACCTCGCGCCATACGGCATTGAAGCTCAGCACCCGGATGAGTTTGTGGAAAACCTTTTCCATCTTGATTCGGCTGCCGTCGTCGCTGCGGCTCAAAGCCAGCGACGGCAATTGAAAACGCCCAATGTGGAGGTGGACAAATATCTTGGCTTTCTCCAACGGCAAGGATTGGTCGAGTCGGTAAAGGCGTTAGGTAACTATCGTGCGATTCTCTGA